In Daphnia magna isolate NIES linkage group LG5, ASM2063170v1.1, whole genome shotgun sequence, a single genomic region encodes these proteins:
- the LOC116922486 gene encoding sodium-independent sulfate anion transporter: METERNADSSSDSDAESETQEPQTTITVVRLKPGHDGGDGSPEQSWWAKRKQRILRKKTLYMRVPILKWLPKYSIQDFVADLVAGITVGVTVIPQGLAYATVAGLPPQYGLYAAYMGCFVYALLGSTHAITIGPTALMALVTYDSGATQMGPEAAILLAFITGCIILLFGLLNFGFLIDFIAAPVVAGFTSAAAFTIATTQIESLLGLKFDDEGFLNTWIAVFENIEKTKKWDAVLGFSSIAVLLLLRMLDKVKLGEEGKTNRWQKWFNAGCWLISVSRNAIVIIVGSIVAYSLTEPGSSSYPFTLTGSIPSGFPPFKPPVFSFTNGDKTYTFVEICKNLGSALYVTPLVAVLESIAIAKSFAKGKRVDASQEMIAIGTSNIMGSFASSFPVTGSFSRTSVNSASGVRTPFGGLYTASLVLLAITVLTPYFFFIPKSCLAAVIICAVIFMVEVHLVKMVWKSKRIDIVPFGVTFVFCLFVGLEQGILIGTAVNLGMLLYTTARPRLRIHKHQNPTMEYLHITPDRSLVFTAMEYFMSSVRKASALYPGIIVVIDMIHVSAADFTTAYGFNNMIKSLHKHGHKLVLTRTKPEVLLILSRMGCDLHVHTDGTDMESLLKEVATSTSVPLTLFDSSSTSSSSPTDKRDSRIEETSMSTSVEVEK; this comes from the exons ATGGAAACGGAACGAAACGCCGACtcga GTAGCGACAGCGATGCGGAAAGTGAAACTCAAGAGCCGCAGACGACCATCACCGTTGTTCGTTTAAAGCCCGGACACGATGGCGGAGATGGATCGCCGGAGCAATCCTGGTGGGCAAAGCGGAAGCAACGCATTTTGCGGAAGAAAACGCTGTACATGCGCGTGCCTATTTTAAAGTGGCTACCCAAATATTCGATTCAAGATTTCGTGGCAGATCTTGTGGCTGGCATCACCGTTGGAGTGACAGTTATTCCGCAAGGATTAGCATACGCAACTGTGGCCGGTTTACCTCCTCAG TATGGATTGTACGCTGCTTATATGGGGTGCTTCGTGTACGCTCTGCTGGGCAGCACTCACGCCATTACGATCGGACCAACGGCCCTGATGGCCCTCGTTACCTACGATTCGGGCGCTACGCAAATGGGGCCTGAAGCTGCCATCCTGTTGGCCTTCATCACCGGATGCATTATTCTCCTCTTTGGTCTTCTTAATTTCG GTTTCTTAATCGATTTTATTGCGGCTCCGGTCGTGGCCGGCTTCACGAGCGCGGCAGCCTTTACGATCGCCACGACCCAGATTGAATCTCTTCTTGGACTCAAGTTTGATGACGAAGGTTTCCTCAATACGTGGATCGCCGTATTCGAGAACAtcgaaaaaacgaaaaaatgggATGCCGTCTTGGGTTTTTCTTCCATCGCCGTTTTGCTTTTGCTTCGG ATGTTAGATAAAGTTAAATTGGGTGAAGAAGGTAAGACGAATCGATGGCAAAAGTGGTTCAACGCCGGATGTTGGCTCATTTCTGTGTCGCGGAATGCTATCGTCATCATCGTCGGATCCATTGTCGCCTACAGTCTGACCGAGCCCGGAAGTTCTAGCTATCCGTTCACGCTAACCG GTTCGATCCCAAGTGGATTTCCTCCTTTCAAGCCGCCCGTCTTCTCGTTCACGAACGGCGACAAAACGTACACTTTCGTGGAAATTTGCAAGAATTTGGGATCTGCGCTCTATGTCACTCCGTTGGTTGCAGTTCTCGAATCGATCGCCATCGCTAAATCGTTCG CCAAAGGAAAAAGAGTCGACGCCAGTCAGGAAATGATTGCTATAGGTACCAGCAATATTATGGGATCATTCGCATCATCGTTCCCAGTCACCGGATCGTTTTCCCGCACGTCCGTCAATTCAGCCAGTGGCGTGCGGACACCCTTCGGCGGTCTCTATACCG CGTCCCTCGTTTTGCTGGCTATCACCGTCTTGACGCCGTACTTCTTTTTCATACCGAAGAGTTGCCTGGCGGCCGTCATCATCTGTGCCGTCATTTTCATGGTGGAAGTCCATCTAGTGAAAATGGTCTGGAAATCAAAAA GGATAGATATTGTTCCGTTCGGAGTGACGTTCGTCTTTTGCCTCTTTGTCGGACTTGAACAAGGCATTCTAATCGGCACGGCTGTTAATTTAGGAATGTTGTTGTACACCACCGCTAGGCCGCGACTACGAATTCACAAACATCAA AATCCAACGATGGAATATCTACATATCACTCCGGATCGTAGTTTGGTGTTCACAGCTATGGAATATTTCATGTCCAGCGTTCGGAAAGCTTCGGCGCTTTACCCGGGCATTATCGTGGTTATCGACATGATTCACGTCTCGGCCGCAGATTTCACGACCGCTTAC GGATTTAACAACATGATTAAAAGCCTGCACAAACACGGACACAAACTCGTCTTGACGCGGACGAAACCCGAAGTTTTGCTCATCCTGTCGCGGATGGGATGCGATTTGCATGTCCACACCGATGGCACGGACATGGAAAGTTTACTGAAAG AAGTTGCGACGTCGACGTCGGTGCCATTAACGTTGTTCGACTCGTCATCTACATCGTCGTCTTCACCCACCGATAAACGGGACTCTCGAATTGAAGAGACGTCGATGAGCACCTCGGTCGAAGTAGAAAAATAA